From the Bacteroidales bacterium genome, the window TGGAAATAATCAAAATATTCAGGTATCTCATATTCATTCTTTTAATTGTTAAATATTCTACCACCCCGGATTCTGGTCAAGTGACGGAAGGCGCCTCAATTCGGTCTTCGGAATGGGGACAAAGAGAAATTTCCGGTGAATTATTCTGTTACCCACACGGTTACTGTTCGGGATCACCCGCTGGTAATAAGTATCCCTTGTAGCACTGGTATTCATCCCCCTGATGGGTTCGCTCTCCGATTCTTCATAATCTCCCCATCGCCGGACATCAAAATAACGATGGTTTTCAAACATAAATTCTATCATCCGTTCTTTCTTTATTTTGGACATTACGAGATTGGCATCGGCAGCATCGGCATCGGTCAGACCAGGCAAACCGGCACGGTAACGTATCTGGTTGAATGCTTTTTTGATTTCTGCCGCATCCCGGGAAAAAGTTTGCGGATTCCCGTCATCCAGATCGACCGTATAACTTTCGCTACCCAGGTTGTTCAATGCCTCGGCATAGCCCATCAGTATTTCCGCATAGCGTATAATAGGAAACGCTTTGCTGACCCGCCGGGCATTTTCGCCGGCCCACGCATCCGATGGATGAACATATTTTTTCAGCACATAACCGGTAATGGGATGGTCATTGGGGTTCGGCGCTCCCGATCGTCCATTCGGGGAGTCATAATAATAGGTAATGGTCAGGTTCTTCTGGGAGTTGTCCGTAGTGGAAAGATTAGGCCAGACACACTCGCTGAATCCGACAGAAGCATAAAAACGCTTCTCACGGTTCACATACATATTGAATACGCCCGCATTCAACGAGTACCCTGAAAAGGAAGTTGGAGAGGTGGTATAACCCTGTTCGTCATAAGGATAGTCGGTACTGGAATCGGAAATAGTACGGCCATCCACCATTTCATAGGCATCTACAATTTTCTGTGTCACACACATACCATTCCATCCGCCGTTGGCTACCGGAAAAGAATGCCTGGTATAAGAGGTCAGCGAACTTGAAGTCCGTGCCCAGATGAACTCAGGATTCACATTCATTACGGTTTCCCCATCGAACATATCCGCATAGGATTTATAGTGATCTATACCGTCAGCTCCATCGGGAAAAGTATTGGTATAATCAGGATCCGGAATATTTACCGGAAGCGGCGGAGTACTCGCGTCTGCCGTCACAGTATGCAAGCTGTACATAGGCAATCCTTCGTGTTTCATGTCCATTACACGTTTTGCAGCTGCCGCAGCCACCGCCCACCTTCTCGGATCAGGAGTCTGTGAAATATAATGTTTCCCGTCGGTTTTCCGGGTCCAGTTACCGAAATACATTTTCGCAGGCGCTCCGCCGTTGAACAATGGACTGGCATGTAGCAGCCGCAACCTTGCGACCAATGCATAGGCAGCTCCTTTGGTCGGACGGCCGTATTCCAGCACCGAACCGACTTTATCCGGTAAAAAGGGCGCCGCTGCTTCAAGTTCCGTACAGACATATTCCATGGCCTCGTCATAGAGATCACGGGGCCTGTCGTAATAAGTGATCTCCTCATTGTTTTCAAGCATTTCATCACCCAGTAAGATCGGAGGCCCGAAATTCAACAGAAGGTTATAATAAGCATAAGCCCTGATAAAACGGGTATATCCCAATATGCGCAAACGTTCTGTTGCCGTCCAGTCCTTTGCTTCATCAATTCTTGCAAAGATGGTGTTACACTGACGGATGATCTTGTACCAGCTCCCCCATCTACTGATGATATTGCCAGGATTATCCGGAGTATATTGCCCTAATACATAGCCCATTCCCTGGAACTCAGAAGCTCCAAAAAGACAGAAAGCCTCGTCGGTAGCCATCGGTCCGGGAGTATACAAACCACTCCCAAAAATAGCGCCTTCATCCTGAAAACGACCGGCAGCATCCCACATGTATGCTTCGATGTATCTTTTCCTGGCGAATACAGTGTCCATGTTCATTTCTTCATCCAGATACTGGTCGATGTTCAGGTAATCGCAGGATGAAAAGGTTACCGAACAAAGCATCATTCCCGCCAATACCTGCATGAAATATTTCTTAAATTGCAATATATGATTCATAATAATGATTTTATCTGTTAAAACTGTACTTTTTACAGGTTAATATACAACTGCAGGGTATACACTGCAGGAATAGGGTAAACACGACCATTGAAATGGGCCTGTTCCGGATCAAAATCCTTCACTTTACTCCAGACATATAAGTTATTTCCAACCAACTGTATATCAACGGAAGTAATGCCGATTTTCCTGAGAAAATCATTTCTCAAGTTGTAATTAATGGTCACTTCCTGTAGCCGCAGATAACGGGCATCTTTCTTCCAGAAATCCGAAACCTGGGAATTGTTCTCGTTATATCCGTAGGTCAACCGGGGCAATGCAGCATTGGGATTTTCCGCCAATGCAGGATCTATACCGTTGGCCAATGCATATTCCCTGGTGAACCACCTGTTTTTAGGGTCGTTGAATCTTTTCAAAACATTGCCTGTTTCTCCGCCATGGAAAGGAACATAGCCGAGGCCGTTGGTATACCAGTAACCCTGGTACACCTGTTGACCGACACTGAAGTAATCCGTTTTTCCGGTACCTTTAAGCAAAAATCCGACCGTTATGTTTTTATAACGGAATTCTCCCCCGGCCCCGTACATCATCAACGGGTAATTCGGTTTGTAGGACAACGGCACCATATCGTCATTGTCTACCTTTCCGTCTCCGTTGATATCCTTATATTTTATATCGCCGGGCATCACTTCTCCAAAATTCTGTTTGGGACTGTAAGCGATATCGTCATCATCTTTAAAAAAGCCCATATTTTGTAATCCGCGAACCCCGTCGAGAGGTTGTCCGGTCCATTCCTGATAAGGATACTCCTGATACAGTCGTTCCCAGTTCTGCACTTCATTCTGGGAAAAAGTATAATTGGCACGTACGGTAAAACTCATGTCCTTGTTGATTTCCTGGGTATAGGCAATGTTACCGTCCGTCCCCCAGCTTTTCATTTTTCCGACATTCCCCCACGGCATATTGGTCAATCCTACATAGTCCGGCACCTGTACACGTTCCTTAAAGATCCCGTCGCGCTGGTCTTCAAAATAATCTACCGTAAAAGACAGTCGTTCCTTGAACATCCGTACATCTATACCCACATCATATTTTTCTGCTTTTTCCCAGATCAGGTTATCGGCGCCTTCCCGGTTCAAAGAAACCGATTCAATGTCTGATGATCCCCAGGGGGATACAGTTCCTGTCGATACCCTGGTCAGGTATGGAAAGCGGCTACCACCGATCCGGTCATTACCCACCGTTCCGTATGATCCCCTGATCTTGAAAAAATCAAGCCAGGGTAGCTGGTCTTTTATCCATTGATAAGCTGAGGGCACCCATCCCACGGCAATGGAAGGGAAAAAACCGTATTGTTTTCCCGGGGTAAAATTCTCACTTCCGGTAAACCCGAAATTGAAATCCACCATATAGGTATCCCGGAAACCATAGGTCAACCGGCTGGATATACCCTGATACCTGACAGGAATGGCGCTCAAACTACCGCTCGCATCATACGTATCCTTCTGGTCGCTGATGTAGTAATAGACCAGTCCTCCGACACGATGGTCCGTCCCAAAGACACGGTCATAGTGCAGGGTTGATTCAAAATGGTATTTGCGGAAGGATGTTTCACCTCTGGAATAATATATTTTTTCTTCAGGAACCTGCAGCTGAGTGATCAGGTCGCCTTTGCTGTTTCTCCCCAAAGCTCTGTATAATGGAGGTGTTGTGGCACGGCGCTCATTAAATTTTCCATTGCG encodes:
- a CDS encoding RagB/SusD family nutrient uptake outer membrane protein, with product MNHILQFKKYFMQVLAGMMLCSVTFSSCDYLNIDQYLDEEMNMDTVFARKRYIEAYMWDAAGRFQDEGAIFGSGLYTPGPMATDEAFCLFGASEFQGMGYVLGQYTPDNPGNIISRWGSWYKIIRQCNTIFARIDEAKDWTATERLRILGYTRFIRAYAYYNLLLNFGPPILLGDEMLENNEEITYYDRPRDLYDEAMEYVCTELEAAAPFLPDKVGSVLEYGRPTKGAAYALVARLRLLHASPLFNGGAPAKMYFGNWTRKTDGKHYISQTPDPRRWAVAAAAAKRVMDMKHEGLPMYSLHTVTADASTPPLPVNIPDPDYTNTFPDGADGIDHYKSYADMFDGETVMNVNPEFIWARTSSSLTSYTRHSFPVANGGWNGMCVTQKIVDAYEMVDGRTISDSSTDYPYDEQGYTTSPTSFSGYSLNAGVFNMYVNREKRFYASVGFSECVWPNLSTTDNSQKNLTITYYYDSPNGRSGAPNPNDHPITGYVLKKYVHPSDAWAGENARRVSKAFPIIRYAEILMGYAEALNNLGSESYTVDLDDGNPQTFSRDAAEIKKAFNQIRYRAGLPGLTDADAADANLVMSKIKKERMIEFMFENHRYFDVRRWGDYEESESEPIRGMNTSATRDTYYQRVIPNSNRVGNRIIHRKFLFVPIPKTELRRLPSLDQNPGW
- a CDS encoding TonB-dependent receptor, whose protein sequence is MNKKIYGIFIALLMACFTLSGQQQQNYVIEGTVYDETGQVMPGVTVYVKDKVNLGTSTNTDGRFSIRASRGDMLVFTFVGYQNVEYLVTQEEKNLDIRFSDEAIEMDEVVVVAHGTQRRISSLAAVTSVDAKELQVPAPSLTNMLGGKVAGIITMQTSGEPGKNLAELWVRGIGTFGANSGALVLIDGLEGNINDIDPADIESFSVLKDASATAVYGVRGANGVILVTTKRGQAGRLQINFRTNWSLSQMRKLPDYLGAYDYAMLANEAYAMRGEEARYSDVQLAVIRDNLDNDLYPDVDWQKEILNKASFKQTYYASARGGGEIARYFVSLGFSNETAAYKAEKNNPYASNAGYNTYSFRTNLDINLSPTTVMYFGTDAFMSINNLPGQFDTDYIWQAQSLVTPLLYPTVYSNGQLPGAGPSESISPYVLINHTGKRTVQENKAMFTLAINQDFSFLTEGLRLRVQGAYNRNGKFNERRATTPPLYRALGRNSKGDLITQLQVPEEKIYYSRGETSFRKYHFESTLHYDRVFGTDHRVGGLVYYYISDQKDTYDASGSLSAIPVRYQGISSRLTYGFRDTYMVDFNFGFTGSENFTPGKQYGFFPSIAVGWVPSAYQWIKDQLPWLDFFKIRGSYGTVGNDRIGGSRFPYLTRVSTGTVSPWGSSDIESVSLNREGADNLIWEKAEKYDVGIDVRMFKERLSFTVDYFEDQRDGIFKERVQVPDYVGLTNMPWGNVGKMKSWGTDGNIAYTQEINKDMSFTVRANYTFSQNEVQNWERLYQEYPYQEWTGQPLDGVRGLQNMGFFKDDDDIAYSPKQNFGEVMPGDIKYKDINGDGKVDNDDMVPLSYKPNYPLMMYGAGGEFRYKNITVGFLLKGTGKTDYFSVGQQVYQGYWYTNGLGYVPFHGGETGNVLKRFNDPKNRWFTREYALANGIDPALAENPNAALPRLTYGYNENNSQVSDFWKKDARYLRLQEVTINYNLRNDFLRKIGITSVDIQLVGNNLYVWSKVKDFDPEQAHFNGRVYPIPAVYTLQLYINL